The genomic stretch AAGATGCAATCGGCATGGCGGGCGGACAACTCGCGCCCGGCCTCGGACTGCCCGGCCGAGAACACCACCGGATGCCCCTGCGGCGGCCGTGGTGCGTTCAGCGGCCCCGCCACCTGGAAATGCTTGCCCTTATGCGCCAGGACACGCACGCGCTCGGGGTTCAGGAAACGCCCGCTCGTCTTGTCCTGCGGGAAGGCGTCGTCGGCCCAGGAATCCCACAACCCCTTCACCACCTCGGCGAATTCATTGGCGCGTTCGTAGCGGTCGTCGCGGCCGACATGCTCGGTGTGGCTGAAGTTCAGCGCATCGCCGGGGTTCGACGTGGTCACCAGGTTCCACCCCGCACGCCCGCCGCTGAGATGATCCAGCGAGGCAAAGCGCCGCGCCACATGGAAGGGCTGGTCGTAGGTCGTGGTGGTGGTCGCCACCAGCCCGATATGCTTCGTCACCATCGCCAGCGCCGACAGCAGCGTGACCGGTTCGAACACGCCGGGGCGGTCGGACGGCGAGGTCGCGGCGAACAGGTCCGGCTTGTCCATCTGCCGCACGCCGTTGCCATCGGCCAGGAACAGCAGGTCCATCTTGCCGGCCTCGGCGATCTGCGCGAGGCGCACGGCATTCGCGATATTCGCCGCGGGCCGGTCCCAGGCATCGGGGTGGCGCCATTCGCCCACATGGCTGCCCTGGGCATTGGCATTGGCGGCGAGGATCATCGGCATGGGCGCGTTCCGGTCGCTAGAGCAGATCCTGATCAGGTCGAATCACCTGATCGGGTGAATAGGCTTGCGAGACCGCAAACCTGGAGACGGTGCCGTGAGCCAAGGCAAACGGGATCGGCTCCACGCGCGGATGCTGCTTGCATCGGCCGGGCCTGTCCATCATTTTGAATTCAATTCTGCCATGACCCGTGCCCCCTATCTGCGCCTGCCCAAGCCGCGCGCCGGCGCGCAGGACCGCCACGACAGCCTGCCGCATTTCGTCGCGGCGGAACTGCGCGAGGCCATCCTGTCCGGCGCCATCCCGCCCGAGGCGCTGTTGCGGCAGGAGGACATTGCGTCGCGGCTCGGCGTCTCCCGTCCGCCGGTGCGCGAAGCGCTGCGGCAGTTGGCGGCAGAGGGCCTGGCGGAATCCCGCCCGCGGCGCGGTTATGTGGTTGCCGCCCTCGACCCCGCCGATATCGCCGAGATCTTCGAGATCCGCGCCCTGTTCGAGGAACGCATCGGCCAGGCCGCCGCGCGCCACCGCAGCGACGCCGACATCACCGCGATCGAGGCCGAGGCGGCGGCGATGGAGGCGCTGCCCGCCGGCACGCCCGAGGGCGGCCGCGCCTTCGCCCTGCACAACCGCCGCTTCCACGACCGAATCCGCGCCGCCAGCGGCCGGCGCGTCACCGGCGAATTGCTGGGCGTGCTGGCCAACCGCGTGGAACGCTACATCCGCCTCGGCGGGCAGATCGCCAACAGCCGCGCCCAGGTGAACCGCGAGCACCGCGACATCCTGGCCGCGCTGCGCGATGGCGACGCCGACCGTCTCGGCCTGCTGCTGCGGCTGCATGTACATGATGCCGGGGCGCGGCTGCTGCGCACGCTCGGGAAGGCCTGACGTACGCCCGCGGGGTGCCGTGCGTTCCAGCGCTGGACCAGCAGCCGGCCCGCGCGGCTTGAGTTTTGAATTCAAATCAGGCCCAATCCCCGAGGAACGCCGCGCCGGCAATGACCGGCCCCAGCCGGAGCCACCCATGACGACCACCACCCGCCGCAGCGCCCTTGTCCTGCCCGCCACCGTCGCGCTCGCGCGGCCGGCTTTCGCGCAGACCTTCCCGACCCGCCCGATCCGCGTGATCGTCCCCTTCGCCCCGGGCGGCACGACGGACCTGATGACGCGCCTGGTGGCGGACAACCTCGGCGCGCCGCTTGGCCAGCAGGTGGTGGTCGAGAACCGCGCCGGCGCCTTCGGTGTCATCGGCGCCGATGCGGTCGCGAAGGCGCCGCCGGATGGCTACACATTGCTCGCCGGCAGCCCCGGGCCGATGGCCGTGAACGGGCACGTCTATCGCAACCTGCCCTATGACCCGGCGCGCGACCTGTGCGGCGTCTGCATGGTGGCGAACATTCCCTACGTCATGGCGGTGCCGGCCTCGCTGCCGGTGAACACCGTGCAGGAGTTCATCGCCCTGGCGCGCGCGCGTCCGGGCAGCCTGAACTTCGCGACCTCCGGCATGGCGTCGCGGCTGACGGTCGAGATGTTCCGCGCCATGGCCGGCGGGATCGAGCTCGAGATGGTGCAGTACCGCGGCGGCGCGCCCGCGCGCACCGACCTCATCGCCGGGCGCATCCAGTTGGTGATCGAACAGGCGCCTGCTTTCCTCGAGGATTTCCGCGCCGGGCGGCTGCGTCCACTCGCGGTCGGCACGAAGCGCCGCTTCTCGCTGTTGCCGGATGTGCCGACGATGGAAGAGGCCGGGTTGGCGGGATACGAGGCGAATGCCTGGATGGGCTACGGCGCGCCGGCGAACACCCCGATCGAGATCCGCCGCCGCCTCGCAACCGAGATCGACCGCATCGTGAAGGCACCCGCGATCAGCGAACGCCTGGTTTCCTGGGGTGCGGAACCGCTCGGCGGCACGCCCGAGGACATGGACCGCATGCTCGCCGAGGATCGCGAGCGTTGGGGCCGTGTCGTCCAACTCGCGGGGATCGAGAAGGAGTAGGGCAGGCCCCTGATCGGCGGCTGCTCGGCTAGGGTGCCCTCGATAGACCGGCCGGCGCGCCGCGGCGGCGCGCTATTCCGCCGCACGCTTCGCCACCAGCGCATTGTCGGCGCCCAGCCGCGGCGCCGGCCCCTGCATGCATGGCCGCTCGCCATCGAAGGACAGCGGCATCGACACCAGCGAGAAATCCTCGCCCGGCACCTGGTTCACCATGCCCATCGCCTGCACCTGCGGTTCCGCCAGCACGTCGGGGATCGAGTTCACCGGCGCGCATGGCACGCCAATGCGCTGCAGCCGCGCGAGCCATTCGGCGCGCGGCACCGCACGCATGATGGCCGCGATCATCGGCAGCAATTCGCCCTGGTGCGTCAGCCGCGCGCGGTTGGTGTTGAAGCGCGCGTCGCTGGGCCATTCGGGGTGGCCGAGCTCGGCCGCGAAGCGCGTGAACAGCCGGTCATTGCCGCAGCACACCAGGATTGGCGCATCCGCCGCATCGAAGGCCTGGTAGGGCACGAGGTTCGGATGGCCGGAGGCATGGCGCGGCGGAACGCTGCCGGTGTTCACATAGCCGCTGATTTTCTGTCCGGCCCACATCACCGCCGTCTCCAGCAGCGATGTGTTCACCACCCCGCCGCGCCCGGTGCGATGCCGCCGTTCCAGCATGGCCAGCGCGCCCAGCACGGTCCACATCCCCGTGCCCTGGTCCACCACGGAGGCGCCCATGCGCACCGGCGGCCCGTCGGGCTCGCCTGTGATGGACGACAGCCCGCCGAAGGCCTGCAGCAGCGGCTCGTAGCCCGGGCGCAGCTTCTCCGGCCCGACATGGCCGAAGGCCGCCATGGCGCAGTAGATCAGCCGCGGGTGGCGCGCCGTCACCGCGTCAGGCCCGATGCCCAGCGTCTCCGCCACGCCGGGGCGCAGGTTGTGCAGCATGATGTCGGCGTCGGCGAGCAAGCCATGCAGGGCCGCCACGCCGGCTTCAGACTTCAGGTCCAGCGTGACCGACTTCTTTCCGCGGTTGAATTCGTGGAAGTTCAGCGCATCGCCGTGGCGGAACGCCGCGCCCATCTGGCGCGCATCGTCGCCGCCATCGGGTTTCTCGACCTTGATGACCTCGGCGCCGAGGTCGGCGAAGATCGCGCCCGCGAAAGGCCCCGCCAGCACCTGGCCAAGCTCGACGACGCGCAGCCCATCCAGAACACCCCTGGTCATTGCAGTTCGATCCCGGCTGCCGTCACGAGGCGTTTCCACTTGTCGATCTCCGCCGCCTGGAAGGTCGCGAGGTCCTCCGGCGACCCCGGGCGCAGCACCATGCCGTTGGCGGTCAGGCGCTCGGCCGTGGCGGGGCGCGCCATGACGTCGTTGATCAGCCGGTTCATCCGCAGCACGATCGGCGCTGGCGTGCCGGCGGGCGCATAGACCGCGTTCCAGGACAGCATCTCGTAGCCCGGGAAGCCCTGTTCCTCGACCGTCGGGATCTCCGGCAGCAGCGCCACGCGCTGGCGGCTGGTGACGCCGATCGCGCGCACCCGGCCCTCGCGCGCATGCGGCGCCGAGGTGGTCGCATCGACGAACATCACCTGGGCCACGCCGCCGATGACATCGGTGATGCCGAGCGGGTTCGACCGGTAGGTCACGTTCACCATGTCGATGCCGGCCTGCGCCTTGAACATCTCGCCCGCGACGCGCGAGGAGGCCGAGCCGGATGCGAAGTTCAGCCGCCCCGGATTGGCGCGCGCATAGGCGACCAGGTCCTGCATCGATCGCACCGGCAGGTCGTTGTTCACCACCACCAGCAGCACGCCCACGCCGATCACCGCGACCGGCGCGAAATCCGCCACAGGATCATAGGGCAGGCGGCGGAACAGCGCGGGGTTCGACCCATGCGTCGTGTTGGCAGTCCACAGGAAGGTGTAGCCATCGGGCCTGGCGCGCGCGACCGCCTCGGACGCTATGAAGCCGTTCGCGCCGCCACGATTGTCCACGACCACTGGCTGGCCGAGTTCCGCGCCGATCGGGTCGGCGAACAGTCGCGTGGTCACATCGGTGCCGCTGCCGGCGGGAAACGCCACGATGAAGCGGATGGGGCGGGCGGGCCAGGCGGGCTCGGCGGTCTGTGCGGCCGCCACGGCGGGCAGGCCGGCGAGCGCTGCGAAGGCGGCACGGCGGGTGAGGGGCATCGGGTGTTCCTCCGGTGCATCGCCCTCTGGCGGGGCGCGTGGCGCGGTCCTAGGCTTCACCGCAAGCAACAACGTCCCTGCGACCATGCCCGGGTGTCAACGCCCGGCCCATGCGGGACGGAGGGAGCAGCGATGCCCGACCTGCCGAAGCACGTCCATTTCCACGAGGAAGGCCCGCGCGAGGGCTTCCAGATCGAACGCGGGACCTTCCCGCTGGCCGATCGCGCCGCGCTGGTCGATGCGCTGTCGGAGACCGGGCTGGACGAGATCCAGGTGGCGTCCTTTGTCTCGCCCAAGGCGGTGCCGCAGATGGCGGATTCCGAGGCGCTGTTCGATACTATCAAGCGCAAGCCCGGCGTGCGCTACGACGCCGTCTGGCTGAACGAACGTGGCTACGAACGCGCGCGCGCCGCGACGGGCGTGCACATCACCGGGCGCATCGCGCTTTATGCATCGGACGCCTTCGCGCTGCGCAACAACAACTGCACGGCGGCGGAGATGCGCGCGCGCGTCGATGGCTGGCTGGATCGCTACGCGGCCGATGGCGTGCCGATGGAACGCGCGCTGGTGATGGCGGCCTTCGGGTGCAATTTCGAAGGTTCGGTGGATCCGGCGCGCGCGGTCGGCGAGTTGGTGTGGGCCTGGAAAACCTGTCGCGCGCGCGGCATGGCCTCACCGCGACTGTATCTGGCCGATACCATGGGATGGGCGAACCCGCAGTCGATCCGCCGCGCGGTCGGTCTGCTGCGCGAGGCGCTGCCCGAAGCCGAGGTGGGGTTGCACCTGCACGACACCCGCGGACTTGGCCCTGCGAATGTGATGGCGGCGCTCGAGATGGGCGTGTCGCATTTCGACAGCTCGGTGGCCGGCCTGGGCGGCTGCCCCTTCGCGGGCCATGGCGATTCGCGCGGCGCGGGCAACATCTGCACCGAGGACATGGTCTTCCTGTGCCACGAAATGGGCATCGGGACCGGCATCGATCTGGAAGCGCTGGTCGAGGCGGCGCGCCTCGCGGAACGGATCATCGGCCGCCCGCTGCCGGGGCGCCTGATGCATGCCGGCACGCTCACGGCGTATCGGCAGCGACGGGCGGCGGCATGAACCGCCGCCCGAGCTACGACTACTTCAGCGTGTTGAGGTAGGCGATCAGGTTGTTCAGCTGTTCCTCGTTGCGCAGGCCCGGGTAGGACATGCTGCCCTGCGGCACCACCGCCTTCGGATTGGTGATGTAGGCGCGCAGACGATCCTCGTTCCAGGCCAGGCCGCCGGCGGCGAGCTCACGCATGTTCGCCGAGTACCGGAACCCTTCGATCGAGGCGGCCGGACGGCCCACGACGCCCCACAGGTTCGGGCCGACGCCGTTGCGCCCGCCCTGGTCCGGCGTGTGGCAGGCTCGGCACTGGTTGAACACGCGCTGGCCCGCTGCGGCATCGCCCGCCTGGGCAGATGCCAGGCCCGGCGCGAAGGCCACGGCTGCGACAGCCATCGTCATCATCATTCGACGCATGCGTAACTCCCTCCCGAAGGTGAACGCGCGTCCGCGGCAGAAGGTTGCGGGCGCGGGGCAAGTGCCTCAAGTGACCGGTTCCAGCCAATTAATCACCTTTGCCATTCTGGCAAGGCGAAACCGCGGCGAGACGAAGGAATGGTGGCGGCATGGAAAGCCTGGTGCGCAGCGGTCACGTCGCGGATGTCATCCTGGCCTGTCTGGTGCTGGAGGCGATGGCCCTGCTGGCCTGGCACCGCGCGACCGGTCGCGGATTGGCGCCGGGCGCGGTGGCGGCGCTGCTGTTGCCCGGAGCCTTCCTGGTGCTGGCGCTGCGCCTGGCGCTGACCGGTGAGGCCTGGGCCTTGATCCCAGTGGTCCTGGTGGGCGCGCTGGCGGCGCATCTGTGGGACCTGCGCGCGCGCCTGCGGTCATGAGGCGGTCCGGTCGCATGGTTTCGGATGACGCAGCGGACTGGGTGTGTGTAAACTTGATTTGACAGTCATGGCTGTCCAACATTTCGCACAATGACGGAGGGCCACCATGAACGGGAGCAGCTACCGGATCGCCTTCGAAAGGCTCAGGGCCGGGTTCCAGCGGGCGGAATTGGGCACCGATGTCGAGGCCCTGGAGCGTGCACGCGGCGACATGGACGCATTCGTCGCAGCGATGGTGACCGACCCGCGCCGGTTGCGCGCGTTGGCGCGCACGAGCGCGGCCGCAGCGGCCGAGGTCGAGCGCCTGGCCGCCGAGACCGAGATCCCGCGCATGGTGCTCGACCCGGTGCACGACGCATCCTTCACCAGGCTGTGGGTCGCAACGCTGGATGACGAACGTCTGCGGTTGCTGCAGCGCGTGATGGCGGACGAGGTGAGTCGACGCCGCCAGGACAGCGTGGCCGAAACCTATGCGCCGCGCCGTCGCCCGGTCGCGCAATATGCGCGCTGGTTCGGCTGACATACGGCGGACGGTCCGGCAGTCGGCCGTGCGCTGACCTGGGCGGCGTCGTGCAGCAGGCATGCGGCTGGCGCGACGTCTTCGGGTGCGCCATTAGCACAGCGTCCACAGGCTGATTACCACGCGACAGCCACGATCGCGCTGCTTGCGCGACGTCCAGATGCGCGCGTGACGCGCGACATCCAGATGCGCGCGCGACGCGCAACATCCACATGCGCGCGTGACGCGCGACGCCGCTATCCCCGCGCAGCCGGCCGCATTGAGGCGTCGGCCCGCGCCTGACGTCAGACGCCGCGGCGATGCGGCGCTGGGCGGGGGCTCCGATCGCGGCTCAGGTCAGGACATCGGCCGGGCTGTCGCGGCGCAGGCTGTCGCCGAGCTCGCGGCCGATCCGCTCGGCATCCGCGACGGCACCGCTGACGCGCCGGCGCAGCAGGAACGACCCATCGCTGCGCGCCACCAGCCCCGTCAGATAGAGCTGGCCGTCCATCAGAATGCGGGCATGCCCCCCGATCGGCGTCCGGCAGGACCCGTCGAGCGCGGCGAGCAGCGCGCGCTCGGCGGCGGCGACGGCGCGCGCGGCCGGGTCTTCGATCGCGTGCAGCAGTTCGCGCAGCGCGATGTCGTCCTCGCGCACCGTGATGCCCACGATACCCTGGCCGGCGGCGGGGACCATCTCCTCGGCCTCGAGCACCACGCCGGCCTCAGCCTCGAGCCCGAGGCGCTTGAGGCCCGCATAGGCCAGCAGCGTGGCGTGGAACTCGCCCTCTCGCAGGCGGCGCAGGCGGGTCTGGACATTGCCGCGGATGGTCTCGACACGCAGGTCGGGGCGCGCGTGCAGCAGTTGCGATTGCCGCCTGACGGACGCGGTGCCGACCAGCGCGCCATGGGGCAGGCAGGCCAGCGGATCGCCGCGCGTGGGTTCGCCACAGTCGGGGCCAAGCACGATCGCGTCGCGTGCATCCTCGCGCTTCAGCAGGCACGCGAGCACGATTCCGGGCGGCAATTCGGTCTCGAGGTCCTTCAACGAATGCACCGCGAAATCCACGCGGCCGTCCAGCAGCGCTTCGTGGATCTCCTTGGCGAACAGGCCCTTGCCGCCGATCTCGGCCAGCCGGCGGTCCTGGATGCGGTCGCCCGCGGTCGACAGCGCGGTTTCCTCGAAGGCGGTGTCGCCCTGCAGCATCGGGCAGAAGCCGCCGATGCGCGAGAGGAAGTGCCGTGCCTGCCACAGCGCGAGCGGCGAGGCGCGAGTGCCGATTCGCAGGGGCGCCAGCGGGCGTTCGG from Roseomonas fluvialis encodes the following:
- a CDS encoding c-type cytochrome, yielding MAVAAVAFAPGLASAQAGDAAAGQRVFNQCRACHTPDQGGRNGVGPNLWGVVGRPAASIEGFRYSANMRELAAGGLAWNEDRLRAYITNPKAVVPQGSMSYPGLRNEEQLNNLIAYLNTLK
- a CDS encoding GntR family transcriptional regulator; its protein translation is MTRAPYLRLPKPRAGAQDRHDSLPHFVAAELREAILSGAIPPEALLRQEDIASRLGVSRPPVREALRQLAAEGLAESRPRRGYVVAALDPADIAEIFEIRALFEERIGQAAARHRSDADITAIEAEAAAMEALPAGTPEGGRAFALHNRRFHDRIRAASGRRVTGELLGVLANRVERYIRLGGQIANSRAQVNREHRDILAALRDGDADRLGLLLRLHVHDAGARLLRTLGKA
- a CDS encoding Bug family tripartite tricarboxylate transporter substrate binding protein; translated protein: MTTTTRRSALVLPATVALARPAFAQTFPTRPIRVIVPFAPGGTTDLMTRLVADNLGAPLGQQVVVENRAGAFGVIGADAVAKAPPDGYTLLAGSPGPMAVNGHVYRNLPYDPARDLCGVCMVANIPYVMAVPASLPVNTVQEFIALARARPGSLNFATSGMASRLTVEMFRAMAGGIELEMVQYRGGAPARTDLIAGRIQLVIEQAPAFLEDFRAGRLRPLAVGTKRRFSLLPDVPTMEEAGLAGYEANAWMGYGAPANTPIEIRRRLATEIDRIVKAPAISERLVSWGAEPLGGTPEDMDRMLAEDRERWGRVVQLAGIEKE
- a CDS encoding CaiB/BaiF CoA transferase family protein; amino-acid sequence: MTRGVLDGLRVVELGQVLAGPFAGAIFADLGAEVIKVEKPDGGDDARQMGAAFRHGDALNFHEFNRGKKSVTLDLKSEAGVAALHGLLADADIMLHNLRPGVAETLGIGPDAVTARHPRLIYCAMAAFGHVGPEKLRPGYEPLLQAFGGLSSITGEPDGPPVRMGASVVDQGTGMWTVLGALAMLERRHRTGRGGVVNTSLLETAVMWAGQKISGYVNTGSVPPRHASGHPNLVPYQAFDAADAPILVCCGNDRLFTRFAAELGHPEWPSDARFNTNRARLTHQGELLPMIAAIMRAVPRAEWLARLQRIGVPCAPVNSIPDVLAEPQVQAMGMVNQVPGEDFSLVSMPLSFDGERPCMQGPAPRLGADNALVAKRAAE
- a CDS encoding LLM class flavin-dependent oxidoreductase — encoded protein: MPMILAANANAQGSHVGEWRHPDAWDRPAANIANAVRLAQIAEAGKMDLLFLADGNGVRQMDKPDLFAATSPSDRPGVFEPVTLLSALAMVTKHIGLVATTTTTYDQPFHVARRFASLDHLSGGRAGWNLVTTSNPGDALNFSHTEHVGRDDRYERANEFAEVVKGLWDSWADDAFPQDKTSGRFLNPERVRVLAHKGKHFQVAGPLNAPRPPQGHPVVFSAGQSEAGRELSARHADCIFAIEATLPAAQAMYADFKARLAKYGRGPDDLKILSGVTIIVGDTAQQAADIAAELDDLVPPAVGVDYLSKMVGRSMKSFPLDGPMPAFDEEHVGHTGIGRAIVKVAQQEGLTVRQTYRRILPQMAGNMFTGDAKQVADRMEEWYVGKGCDGFMVAAPVVPTGMERFTRLVIPELQRRGLFRRDYEGQTLRDNLGLRRPPDRF
- a CDS encoding hydroxymethylglutaryl-CoA lyase, encoding MPDLPKHVHFHEEGPREGFQIERGTFPLADRAALVDALSETGLDEIQVASFVSPKAVPQMADSEALFDTIKRKPGVRYDAVWLNERGYERARAATGVHITGRIALYASDAFALRNNNCTAAEMRARVDGWLDRYAADGVPMERALVMAAFGCNFEGSVDPARAVGELVWAWKTCRARGMASPRLYLADTMGWANPQSIRRAVGLLREALPEAEVGLHLHDTRGLGPANVMAALEMGVSHFDSSVAGLGGCPFAGHGDSRGAGNICTEDMVFLCHEMGIGTGIDLEALVEAARLAERIIGRPLPGRLMHAGTLTAYRQRRAAA
- a CDS encoding Bug family tripartite tricarboxylate transporter substrate binding protein, with product MPLTRRAAFAALAGLPAVAAAQTAEPAWPARPIRFIVAFPAGSGTDVTTRLFADPIGAELGQPVVVDNRGGANGFIASEAVARARPDGYTFLWTANTTHGSNPALFRRLPYDPVADFAPVAVIGVGVLLVVVNNDLPVRSMQDLVAYARANPGRLNFASGSASSRVAGEMFKAQAGIDMVNVTYRSNPLGITDVIGGVAQVMFVDATTSAPHAREGRVRAIGVTSRQRVALLPEIPTVEEQGFPGYEMLSWNAVYAPAGTPAPIVLRMNRLINDVMARPATAERLTANGMVLRPGSPEDLATFQAAEIDKWKRLVTAAGIELQ
- the hemC gene encoding hydroxymethylbilane synthase, encoding MSEIAERPLAPLRIGTRASPLALWQARHFLSRIGGFCPMLQGDTAFEETALSTAGDRIQDRRLAEIGGKGLFAKEIHEALLDGRVDFAVHSLKDLETELPPGIVLACLLKREDARDAIVLGPDCGEPTRGDPLACLPHGALVGTASVRRQSQLLHARPDLRVETIRGNVQTRLRRLREGEFHATLLAYAGLKRLGLEAEAGVVLEAEEMVPAAGQGIVGITVREDDIALRELLHAIEDPAARAVAAAERALLAALDGSCRTPIGGHARILMDGQLYLTGLVARSDGSFLLRRRVSGAVADAERIGRELGDSLRRDSPADVLT